One Salvia splendens isolate huo1 unplaced genomic scaffold, SspV2 ctg1155, whole genome shotgun sequence genomic window carries:
- the LOC121788816 gene encoding ankyrin repeat-containing protein BDA1-like, which produces MERLQTKLFEAATQNSINSLQQLLIDDPLILERALVNRFNETPLHVAAMLGHVEFVQEIIGLQPQLVNELNSHLSSPLHLAAAKGHVGVVKALLSVDNQACLARDRNELLPLHLAAAKGHVEAMKLLLEARPEATRVTACGGESILHLCVKSYQLEALKLIVKSVRNAGDFINSRDNDGNTVLHLAVAEKQVEAVKYLVSVGAVDVDAKNEDGLTAMDVLTGSRRDVRDPEIAYLLKHGDKPAKKKEKKNSVNGLLKQHAVWLEKEKNTLMVVASLIATMTFQVGTNPPDGLWKTYATVDYSKNFYIGNTVAFISSLSIILLLTSGLPIRRRFFMWILMVIIWIAISASAWSYITVIVYLKETESDSYTAPSSYTDPQVCTVIVWLGLMFLLLVGHTIRLIVWVLKKLGRGVLKCKRSLC; this is translated from the exons atggAGAGACTGCAAACTAAGCTCTTTGAAGCTGCAACACAAAATTCCATCAATTCACTTCAACAACTACTGATCGATGATCCACTAATCCTCGAGAGAGCACTTGTTAACCGTTTCAACGAGACACCTTTGCACGTTGCAGCCATGTTAGGTCATGTGGAATTCGTGCAGGAAATCATAGGGTTGCAACCACAACTGGTGAACGAGTTGAATTCGCATCTCTCTTCTCCTCTGCATCTTGCAGCGGCTAAAGGGCATGTCGGGGTCGTGAAGGCTCTTCTATCGGTCGATAACCAGGCGTGTTTGGCCCGCGATAGGAATGAGCTTTTGCCGTTGCATTTGGCAGCGGCCAAAGGCCACGTTGAAGCTATGAAACTGCTACTTGAAGCTCGACCGGAAGCGACTAGGGTTACGGCTTGCGGAGGAGAGAGCATCTTGCATTTGTGTGTCAAAAGTTACCAATTGGAAGCTCTCAAGCTAATAGTGAAAAGTGTGAGAAATGCTGGTGACTTCATCAACTCTAGGGATAATGATGGAAACACTGTCTTGCATTTAGCTGTTGCAGAGAAGCAAGTTGAG GCTGTGAAATATTTGGTGAGCGTGGGTGCAGTAGACGTGGATGCAAAAAATGAAGATGGTTTAACAGCAATGGATGTTCTTACTGGAAGCAGAAGAGATGTGAGGGACCCTGAAATTGCATACTTGCTTAAACATGGTGATAAGCCAGCAaagaagaaggaaaagaaaaacagtGTGAATGGTTTGTTGAAGCAACATGCAGTTTGGcttgagaaagagaaaaatactTTAATGGTGGTGGCTTCCTTGATTGCGACCATGACTTTTCAAGTTGGAACTAACCCTCCCGATGGTCTTTGGAAAACATATGCAACTGTCGATTATTCTAAAAATTTCTACATTGGGAACACAGTAGCGTTCATATCGTCTCTAAGCATCATATTGCTTTTGACAAGTGGATTGCCGATAAGGCGTAGGTTCTTTATGTGGATCCTTATGGTGATCATTTGGATCGCCATCTCAGCTAGTGCATGGAGTTATATAACCGTCATAGTGTATTTGAAAGAGACTGAGAGTGATTCGTATACAGCCCCAAGTTCGTATACAGACCCACAAGTGTGCACGGTGATTGTGTGGCTCGGTTTGATGTTTCTCCTTCTCGTTGGTCACACCATCCGTTTGATAGTGTGGGTCCTTAAAAAGCTTGGAAGGGGAGTGCTCAAGTGTAAACGTTCTTTGTGCTAA
- the LOC121788819 gene encoding (S)-coclaurine N-methyltransferase-like, whose translation MEAANGGVVDSILHVPYAATVRVMLASLERNLLPDAVVRRLTRLLLASRLRSGYRPSAETQLSDLVHFAHSLREMPIAIKTEEPKYQHYEVPTSFFKLVLGKHLKYSCCFFKDKSGTLEDAEKAMLELYCERSQIKDGHSVLDVGCGWGSLSLYLAQKYPTCQITGICNSTTQKLHIEEQCRDLELQNVEIIVADISTFEMEASYDRIFSIEMFEHMKNYHDLLKKISGWMKPDSLLFVHYFCHKAFAYHFEDVNDDDWITRYFFTGGTMPSANLLLYFQDDVSIVNHWLLNGKHYAQTSEEWLKRMDRNSGLIKAIMESTYGKDSAVKWTVYWRTFFIAVAELFGYSNGEEWMVAHFLFKKN comes from the exons ATGGAGGCGGCGAACGGCGGCGTTGTCGATTCGATCCTGCATGTGCCCTACGCCGCTACTGTCCGCGTGATGCTCGCTTCGCTTGAGCGGAATTTGCTGCCGGACGCCGTCGTGCGCCGCCTCACGCGCCTGCTGCTCGCGAGTCGCCTCCGCTCCGGCTACCGGCCGTCCGCTGAAACTCAGCTCTCCGATCTCGTTCACTTCGCGCATT CTTTGAGAGAGATGCCGATAGCAATCAAGACAGAAGAGCCGAAGTATCAACATTACGAAGTTCCAACCTCTTTCTTCAAGCTCGTTCTTGGGAAGCATCTAAAATACAG TTGCTGCTTCTTCAAAGACAAGTCGGGCACCTTAGAGGACGCTGAGAAGGCGATGCTAGAGTTATACTGCGAGAGGTCGCAGATAAAAGACGGACACTCTGTTCTTGACGTTGGCTGTGGCTGGGGATCGCTTTCTCTGTATTTAGCACAAAAGTACCCTACTTGCCAGATTACTGGGATTTGCAATTCAACAACACAAAAGTTACACATTGAGGAGCAGTGTCG GGATCTTGAGCTGCAAAATGTGGAGATCATTGTAGCAGATATCAGCACATTTGAAATGGAAGCTTCATATGACAGAATATTTTCCATTGAAATGTTTGAG CATATGAAGAACTACCATGATCTTCTGAAGAAGATTTCTGGGTGGATGAAACCAGACAGTCttttatttgtacattatttctGCCATAAAGCGTTCGCCTACCACTTTGAG GATGTCAATGATGACGACTGGATCACAAGATACTTCTTCACCGGAGGTACAATGCCCTCAGCTAATCTACTCCTTTACTTTCAG GATGATGTTTCTATAGTCAATCACTGGCTCTTAAATGGAAAGCACTATGCACAGACAAG CGAAGAATGGCTCAAGAGAATGGATAGGAACTCGGGTTTGATAAAAGCAATAATGGAATCAACGTATGGCAAAGATTCAGCAGTGAAGTGGACTGTCTATTGGAGAACATTCTTTATTGCAGTTGCAGAACTATTTGGCTACAGCAACGGAGAAGAATGGATGGTTGCCCATTTCCTTTTCAAGAAGAACTAG